ttctcaTTCATTTTTCAACTTATTATATGTGCTGTGCTTCTCTAggttagatatatatatattgatattccATCACTcatttttgcttattttatgtaaaatttcATGCAAATTTGTTCCATGATCCATCAGTTTTTAACAAAATTGATACTAGATAGTGTAATTTGATGCAAATTTGGTTGATGTTTGCTgagtttatatataattaatagacGTTCGAttcgtttcattttatatactaacatctttttcttttttcgtcTGTCTCaaaaaaaatgtcacttcattatgaaaaataatttgatttacaaactttatttttacctgtaatgaattgatttatagttacataaatatttaagtaTTGTTTTGAACTACAAATATCgttcttttaaatattatgtCAAGTCAAATTGTGTCACGTGAAATGAGATGGAGGGAGTAATAGTTTTTATTAGTTTGCTTGCAATTCTGTTCCATGATTGATTAGTAATTTGATTCATGTTCATGATTGTTCTGTTTCTATATATTTGATAGTAGCTTTGATTGATTTAATTCAAGATTTGTGACTAAAGCTCATTAAGTTTTGTTCATCTTAAATGTCTCATAATTCCTGGAGAAGAATGCTTGCCTTGTAGACTGTTCAGTCTGTGTATATTGTTTGATCAGCGTTGGATATCTGTTTCGTTGATTGGCTACCTAAATTCGATTTTGATGTATTcgatttttcagaatttctctATGTTTTGTGTGAATATCAGATTGTTGTAGACATAGAACACAAAACTTTTAGATGTATTTGACATTTGTTTCTATTGTTGACAAGACTTTTAGTTGATCAACATGGGTAAAGAGAAGGTTCACATCAACATTGTGGTTATTGGCCATGTTGACTCTGGCAAATCGACTACCACTGGTCACTTGATCTACAAGCTAGGTGGTATCGATAAACGTGTCATCGAGAGGTTTGAGAAAGAAGCTGCTGAGATGAACAAGAGGTCATTCAAGTATGCCTGGGTTCTTGACAAGCTCAAGGCTGAACGTGAACGCGGTATCACTATTGACATTGCCTTGTGGAAGTTTGAGACTACCAAGTACTATTGTACTGTCATTGATGCTCCTGGTCATAGGGATTTCATCAAGAACATGATTACTGGTACCTCTCAAGCTGACTGTGCTGTCCTGATTATCGACTCCACGACTGGTGGTTTTGAAGCTGGTATCTCTAAGGATGGACAGACTCGTGAACATGCGTTGCTTGCTTTCACACTTGGTGTTAGGCAAATGATTTGTTGCTGCAACAAGGTTTGCTCTTTCTTCAAGTTTTAACTCACTCTAACACCCCCTTAACACCCAAATGCCCAAAACGGAGATGGACctgactctgataccatgtaaagaTATGACATCTGgacctaactcaaccccaaaagctaACTCATGAGCTACGAGGGGAGGATTGTTCAAGTCCATTTCCCAATGATTAGCTAACTCATGAGGGTAGCTCATGAGGGGTGGATTGTCCAAGTTCATTCTCTAATGATTGGGACTTTAACCTACTCAAACAGATGTTACCTGAAGAATGCTGTTTCATGTTTTGCTAATGTGTTTTTACTCCTTGTGTAGATGGATGCTACCACACCTAAGTACTCCAAGGCTAGGTATGATGAAATTGTGAAGGAAGTGTCTTCTTACCTTAAGAAGGTTGGTTACAACCCTGACAAGATCCCATTTGTGCCGATTTCTGGTTTCGAAGGAGATAATATGATTGAGAGATCAACTAACCTGGACTGGTACAAGGGTCCAACCCTTCTTGAGGCTCTTGACCAGCTTAATGAGCCTAAGAGGCCCTCGGACAAACCCTTGCGTCTTCCACTTCAGGATGTCTATAAGATTGGGGGGATTGGGACTGTTCCTGTTGGTCGTGTTGAGACTGGTGTGATTAAGCCTGGTATGGTTGTGACTTTTGGTCCTACTGGTCTGACTACTGAAGTTAAGTCTGTTGAGATGCATCATGAAGCTCTTCAAGAGGCACTGCCTGGTGATAATGTTGGTTTTAACGTCAAGAATGTTGCGGTTAAGGATCTTAAACGTGGATTTGTTGCTTCCAACTCCAAGGATGACCCAGCTAAGGGGGCTGCTAGCTTCACCGCTCAGGTCATCATCATGAACCATCCAGGACAGATTGGAAATGGATATGCTCCAGTGCTGGACTGTCACACCTCCCATATTGCTGTCAAGTTTGCTGAGATCTTGACTAAGATTGACAGGCGTTCTGGTAAGGAACTCGAGAAGGAGCCTAAGTTCTTGAAGAACGGTGATGCTGGTATGGTTAAGATGATTCCCACCAAGCCCATGGTTGTTGAGACATTCTCCGAGTACCCACCATTGGGACGTTTTGCTGTGAGGGACATGCGTCAAACTGTTGCTGTTGGTGTTATCAAGAATGTTGACAAGAAGGACCCATCTGGAGCCAAGGTCACCAAGGCTGCTcagaagaaaaaatgaatagTGCAGTTCAACTCTGGAGTTACCAGAGATATCAGTATCTACTATAATAAAGTGTGTTATGAAAACTTGCTATACTTTACTCTTCCTGCTCATGTTCAGtcttttatgttgttgtttggTTCTTGTTTTCTGCCCTGTATGTCAGGTATCCTTTCCCAGAACTGGGTGCTCGACAGACGGTGGCAAAAGACACAGTTAAGAGTCATTTGGTTTATCTTTTGAGGTGCCTAGGTTCATCCAAGACAGGCTAAGAAgctttgttatttatgttttcttataACACGTAAATCGTACTTTTTCTGTTTTTGTGCTGATAATCTTCTATTGCATCATCTATCCTGTTTTTCCCTTGACATAGTTTGGATAACTTGTTTGAAGTCTCTGGATGAGGTTGTGGGCAACTCAACTATTTCATTGAATACTTGCTACCTCCCGTCAATATGAATACCAATTAACTCCGCCCACCAAAGCTTAGACAAATGAGAAAAGATTACCTAGCATTATGATCATCACTAATAATCAAGGTCACTTAGGAACACAACATCTCTCTGATAAATACTATAAGACAAATTGAGGTTTCCCATTGAATCAGGCAACAACCTAATAGGTAGCTACAAATACACAATTTTAGGGTTCTGGAGGGGGACAGTCATCAGGTGCATGTCGTATACTCTAAAAGTGGTAAGTAGTGCATACTTAGAGAGCCGATATGGGTACAGCAACATTTTGGACAGTCCGAGCAACATAAATTTACTCCCACTATCCCACACTGTATAAAAGCTATGAACCAAGAAACTGAACCAAAAGTTGCTAGTAATATAgtatttatcttgaattctttgtattttggttacagagaaatAGTTTGGGTACAAAGAGGCTTTTCCTGACATAAAACTTGagcaaaacaaaaacaagaactCTGTATGCAACTGCCATAAGAAACAATACTAACAAATTTTTCCACTTCGAGTTGCTATCAGCAGATATGTCATATACATTTTGCAAAGCCTGATTACCAGATATGGTCCTCACCTGACCAACAGCAAAAGAGGTCTCATTGTACTCGTTCTCCAAGAGCCCCTGAAATAAAGACGCGATTTTAAGATATTTGTAAGATGATGACCACCTAGTGATCAAGTACAAGCATCTGAAAGATTTAACAGCCAATTGTTTAACCATTTTTGAACTTGCCTGGATAGAGTAGGTATGAAAAGCTATATAAGAAATGGGGTACATCCATACTGGTCCTGGCAAAGAACTTCTGATTCTTAAAAAGCCAGCAGAAAGCATCATTATCACCTGCAATGTAGAAGACCACAGCCATTTAATGGAAGAAGAAAGATgtcaaatcaaataaatactAGATAAGGGAAGATCTCGAGTGTAACAACCCAATAGATCAGTAAAATTGCAATACtactttttcttgaaaatatgatAACTTCATTCGTGGTAAACAATATCTTCAATACATTGAAATTTAAGACGAGACTCACTTGTATGGAGACAAAAATCAAGACGCTCCAGAAGATGTCTTGCCAAATGGAAGTAACAGCGAGCACCAATCCTTCATTTACTAATAGGCATGCGAAGAAATTCAACACGAAATACATCAACATGCTGAACTCATCCCGCAGCCCAACAAGAAAATAGAAGACGAGACTGGACGAAATGGAGATGAGAAACAAGAAAGGTATGCTGGCAAAAAGCTGCCCAAGTAGGAAAATAAATGCACCAGAATGCTGGTTTGATTCTTCGCAGGCGTATATCTGCATGTAAAAGAAACAGCCTGATTAGTCTTAGCTTTTCTCCTGTTTTCTTTTGAGCTGGATGATCAAAGAACAAACTGGCCTACACAGCATTCAATAACGAAACCTAACTCTTGCAATAGAAAGTAAAAGAGTAATAGAAATCAGTGACAGATTATAGTTACCttacctccattgaaggaaagGTTGGATATAAACTATACTAATAATCCTGTTTCCAGGAAGAATAGTCTCGAAAACGTTAATATCACAAGGCCTTCAGCCTTGCAATATTTTCATGAATCTACTCACATAAAAGCAATATTTCCATGAATCTACTCACATAAAAGCTGATTCAAGATGCAAGTCCAAAAGCATTCGTGTTTGGCCTGACGAATTTCATCCAGGAATTTGACTTAAATGCAACACACTGGGAAAGTTTATACTTTGTATTTGAGTATAAGATAGTTCACCTGGGGAAGCATTGCAGTCGAATACATTCAAGTACAAGTATCACATCTATACCTCATAACTTCACAATTTAAGCGATCATTTAGTTTGCATAGAGATGATCGGTCATAAAAAAAATGGTGGAAAATAACCTCTAGTGATTCTGATATGGGGATTGAAACCGGGAATAACAGAAAACTATAGAATACATTCTCTAACACTGAACTTGATATTCCAGGGAATTGAAGATGGAACTGGTTTAGAGATTACACCGTCTTGACAAGAATGGTCATGGCCTACTAAGCAACTATAAGAGAATGAGTACTGTCTATAGGTTCCCCATCATGTGGCCTCTTATGTTcgaaatcatgcatatcttGCATTCATTTCCAACATGAAATCACTATATAAGCAATAAGTTCTATAGAATCATTCATGCATGttatcaaaaaaatcacaaaaaagcTATAGGGATCACCTTAATTTCTTTCATCTGTGCAGGTACACCGGCAATGCTCAATAGAGAGGTGAAtgaaacaaatacaaaaatagcTGCTACTCGTGTCTGCATCACAATAAAGAGGTCAATGTTTAAATCAGAAAAATAAGGAAGATCGATCGGAAAAAGTTATCATGAGAAGAACATCTAACATCATAGTGGAGAAACAAAGTCCATAAATAACCAAACAATCTTGGATACATGCATTTCTTGCTGTACATAATTTCCCCTTCTCAACATATaacacaaataaaatcaaaagttgCCTTGGCAAACAAAATACCATTTTAGGTAAATAACAAGGTGGCATGTCCACACATCACATAGCATACTACTTAAGTAAGTAATCTTAAAGGAGAAAATAGGCATATCTAATGTCTTCATGGTTATCAGCTTACCACAACAGATGATAAGGTATGCCCCAATCCAGAAAATACAGTACCGATGCAAAGTGCGAGAAGCATATATAGAATCAACCTAAGCCAGTAGTATTTCCACTCCCTTGACATAATCAATAAGGATCTCCAAGTCAACACTGCAACTCGTGTTAAGTTGCCAACCATTCCCTTGCTTTTGAGGGATGGACCTTCCTGAACAACATAGCAATAAATCAGGGAGTATATTGGAGTTCAGGTGCTAGCAATAATGATTGTTTAATAAAGCTAAAATCTTACTACGTTCAGGCGCTAGCAATATGGTTGTCTGATAAAGCTAAAATCTTACTTCTAAATGACGAATACAAAAACTTAAGTTATTTAAAACTTTGAAGAGTTCTGAaggaaataacaaaattttgaagtgACTTAGATGAATAACCAGAGTGTGTGTAACAATTACATCCTTCAAGGATTTTGATCAATTCTCTGGACAACTATTATTTGTTAATCATCAAACACCAAATTACATCTTAAAGAAGTACTCACTCCATTCCAACCTACACAACATAGTTTGACTTGgcacagagtttaagaaagaaagactTTTAAAACTTGTAGTCTTGAACTTGCCATGACATTTATGTGGCTGGAGAGACATGTAATCAAGCGTAAAATTAGAacattttaagttaaattatgtCCAAATACACAAAGGTGCCATTCTTTTTGGATTGGACAATAAGGGAAATGAGAacattttaagttaaattatgtCCAAATACACAAAGGTGTCATTCTTGTTGGATTGGACTATTAAGGGAAAAGTTCCATATAAATGGAACGAAGGAGTAACTGTTTGCCAGAATAATTTCATCATCAACTGTCTGAGTTAAATATGTTAGTtcccaatatatgtatttatacttCACAGGTAGGAGTATTCAAATTCTGTAGAAGTTAATAGTAACAGATATCAGATCTCCTGTAAAAACAAACCTTCTCAGTGAGCTTCACTATCATAGTCTCAAGAGCAACAGCATCTGCTGATGATTTATAGGTTGCTTCAAGGGTACGTATAGCAACAGCAGTATCCATGTTCACTGCTGACAAGTCTCCGTGGTCATCCTGTCCAGAAAATAAGTTATACAAACTTAGAGGAaaaccataaattttttttctttttcttggagGAGGAGGGTTGTGAGGGAACTGTTGGAACGATGACATATTCCTCTTTAGAAGAAGAATTGACTCTAATCAATAGAACAGCAACATGAGTGAGTCCTGCAGGATGATGGTAGTAAATTCCACAAAAGTAGGCCGTAGATGCTCTATTCATATTGTTAGCAAACAAACCAGAAAGAATCAGTATGATTGAGTCGCTACGGCAACAAATTAAGGAGTTCAAATATTTTCAGGAAAATACCTGCCAACTTTTGCACATCGCGATGATCCTGTCGAACTCTGTATTTATGGCACGTAAGAAATGATCTGAAGGACTTTGCATGATTGGACAAGGGAAACCAGCATTTGAAAAGTGCTTCACCATCACCAAAAGAATGATATGTCAGTCTCTGACAGTTATTCTTATCGAGAACCTAATACTGTGTAAGAAAACACAGCTTCTAACCGACCCCCActccccaaaaaaaataaaatcatttcctTCTTTCCCCCACAGCCCTGTGATTGTGCAATATTAGCCCTTGGGAAAAAGTCTAGCCCCAATAATCAAATATATGATTTCCTCTTACCTAGAACCAGCAAAGTAAATGTTACTGATTTCCTCCTATTGATAATGCAACTATTTACTGAGATATAGACCGCTTTGACCAGAAGATAACTGTACATGACCCACTTTTGACTACTAAATCCAGGTTCGATGTTACAAAATAAGTTTCAACAGGGAAAATCTTGCATCCACGTCCCAATTCTAAGAGAAGCAGGAAACAAAATGTAATAGGTCTTACTATGGGAAACTATGTAATTCAAAATAATGGTAATACATTGACCATTTAAGCCTCAACTACAGGGATCACTTTTATCCTATAGTAGAGAGTGTCATCTGAATTGTACATTTGGCTTCTTAGTTTTCAAATAAACCACATCCCTCAATTATCTGTGAATCTTACATACAAGAAACAAGCAACTAAAGCCTTATCGCAACATCAATTTGTATCATTCagtatataattgttctatttGATGCACTCCTGATTGCTGAAAAGAAACTGTACAAGAATCGAGAAGGGCATAGTGTGTGGAAGCATACTCAGATATATTACCTGCAAGCAAGCCAAAGTTTCCCCAAAAAACAATGTATTTCCATTTGAGAGGAGGCAAATGCGATCAAAAAGGCCAAAAACTTCAGTACTGCTTTGGTAAATGGTGAATATCAGAGTGCAGCCGGTACTTGCGAGCTTCTTCAGTGTAACCATCATCAGAAGTGCAGAAACACTGAATGTAACAATTGATTGAACATCAGGTAACTAGGAGTGATGcattaataaacatatataatagaGTGAAGAGCCTAAAACGGCAAGTCTCAACCGCAATGAATCACAAGATCTTATCTTTTTGTTGTGTAAAATACAAGTAAGATTATACTGGCCATGTTGTTTCATTCTGGTGCAAACGGGAATATATAGATGACACTGAGTCTCTATTAGAAGTGCCAGAGTCTCGGTAAGGAAGAATAGAACTTTTGCcaagtaataattttttgacTTCATCTCCCTATATATATGGCTACCATATCATTTTGTGCTTTTAGTATTATAAAACTGGTTATCATCTCAAAAAAAGTTGATTGGAAGAAAAACTTAGAGAATCAAAAAAGGTCATTCATTTGATTGAAGTTACAACGCAAAGAGAaccacaccccaaaagctagctcttGAGGCAGGAGAGCCCAAGGCTATATAATCCCCACATCAGCTCATAGTAGTACTGATGAAACTCTGAAAGTATCAAAAGTTAATTTGTCTTCTTGTTGACAACTTGACAGGGAGGAAAGCAATGACATCAAGTTTTTATGATGAAAACTAGACTGACCAAGGATCGCCCTAGTTGAGGGGAAGTATATGTGATGTTTGTATGCAAGATTTGGTTCAGAATTATTTGATGACCCAATAAAGACGAGAAGGCTCTGAGGCAGGTAACATATTTGTAACTTATGTGCAGGATTATGTGGATGtctttgcttttctttttttgatgaaGTTTATGTAGATTTATTTGGTGATAGTAAACTCAATCATTTTCTCTGCCACTGCATATGTAACACATAAGACCAGCCAATAAATCTCCTTTCCCATCTAATCCATGACATATTAGGGAGGCATTACCAACAATGAATAGCTTAGTATAAAGTTAACAGTATTCAGTGACACTCCTTTTGATATTTAAACTTGGTGTAAGAAGTAAACCTGTCAAGCCGATAAAGGGGTTCATCTATAAATAAAATGTGTGGTCTCATAACAAGTTCCCTGGCAATACTGACACGCCTTCTCTCGCCACTTCGAAGACCTTTCATGTAGCAATGTCCACCAATTAGTTTATTAGCATAATCTCCCAGTGACATAGAATCAATAGCATCCTCCACCACACTCCTTTTCTGACAAAGAAAACCAGGAAGCTGAAGCAATGCTGAGTAGTAGAGGAATTCACGCACTGTCAATGTTCCAATAAGAGTAGTTTCTCTGTCAACAAATCCCTGCAGGCAAAAAGTTCCATATCAAAAGGCAGAGCTCATGATAAAGAATAGCTAAGTTCCTCATCTCttaaaatcaattgaataaagtaatatttttctCTGTTTCCTCAATAATATTGCACTAAATTTTCATTAAGCCATAAACTGTCACATTAACGCGTTATTGTTTGGGTTGTGTACTGAGATGAGTGAGGAAATGAGTAGATTCTAGAAGGTTATctcatacataaatataatctaGTATTTATACATCTGTGAGCAAGAAGGGCTGGCagttgtattaaaaaaaaattcattaagttCTTGTATTTTCCCACCTTTGCTCCTTGTGGAActcataataataaatattgatattcatttttgaggttaaacaaaaaataaaacaccCTTTTATATGGTAAATAAAAAGGGGTTGATCAAAAACAAAGCTAAATAGGAATGGCATTCCCTATGGCATAGAAGGATGATCACACTTTGTTCAATGCACTCAACATCAAATTAAACAAGTCTTAAAGATAGATTCTAGAAGCTAGGTTTAGAAAATTTGTTTCAGCTGTTGTACTTGCTCCTTATCAGGGAAGATTCGGGCCCCATTCTACTTCCTCTTGAAGGTCAATTTTGACCTCTAAATAATTGTAAGACTTGATCAAAAGATACCATCATAAGACGATTTTCTTATTGCTAATTGAAGTCCATTAAGCTTTTCTTAAATCTTCTTTGTTTGAGATCTTGTCCTGGTCTTCTTGGAGCTTTCAAAACGTCGTCTTTGTATTTTAATGACGAGTTGCCATGGATGGTATCACACCCTCCAAATGTCTAGCCCCGAGTGTTTGGGGATGTTAAGAGTGCCACACTGATTGAAGAATGGTTGTTTCCTCTTTATACGGTTTGGACAAGCCTCACTTGATGAGCTAGTTTTTGAGGTCAAGCTCAGGCTAAGATCAATTGTTTCAACAAATCCAAATTGAAAATTGTAGTCAGAAAACCATAGAGTCGCTTAAGAGATTAGCTTCGTTTGTGATGGCTACCACTGTGTAACAAGTTGCGGGATGCTAATTTTAACCACTAAATGTTTGTGGCTCCAATTTCCTCAATTGAGGTTAGATGAATATAGTATATGGGCTTTACAGTTCCCATAGAGTGAAACTAAAGATTGAATACCCCTGTTTCTCTTGATTGTAATAAACTTCTTCTGAGTTTTGAGTAAAACTAATGATTGAATATCCATGTTTCTCTCTATGCTAATAAACTCCTGAGAAATACTCCTCTCCTTCTTTCCACCTCTTTTTCAGACGGATTTGTTCAGTTGGTTTGAGATCAATACTTGATTAAGATATATGCACCTTAACAAAACTGAGGGAGCTGAAAAATGCaccttaaatatttaatttctcaGTTTTGAATGGAGTTGTAAcaagttcaaatttttctaCTAGATGATAGAGTAATTCTACATTTTCTTTCCAGTAATACCTTCTCCATTTAAGAGGTTGCATTCATCAGAGGTGAATCAAAATGGTAACTCTAGTCTATAATGATATCTAGAACATGTTGTAAACCAACTTCCATGCATGTTCACCCTCTAACTTTTGCACGGCAAAGCAAGTAAACCGCACAAATACAATGTAAAAGTTCATGACAGACAGTTTCCACATAGGATATTAAGAAAAATAGCCATGTACTACTATGAACAGCAACTCAACTACAAGAGTTAAAAAGCATAGACAGATAGACTTACATAGGAACCATAAGGCATGCTCCTTTTCGTCCCATTAACAAAAACCTCACCATACATTCTGGCTGAATCAGGCAACCTTCCTAAGGAAGAGAAACAAAAATGGGTTATGAATGATTCATACAGATTGATACAGGCAATCCTCTATATGTTTCCCTATATAACACAAACCTGCAAGGGATCTCAAGAGCGTTGATTTCCCTGACTTGGCAGGTCCCATAATTACAGTCATTGTACCAGGTAATGCATAACCATTCGAGCTCTTGACCACCTTATCAGAGTATTTCCGTTTTCCCTTTATGGTTACTGTTAAATCCTTCCAGGCAATAGATGCCCCAGCAATTTTCCTTGTAATAACTGCCCCATCTGGTAAAGGTGGAGATGGCAACGAACCACTGTTAAGCTTTGACAGGGAAGGGGAGGCTGGTGTAGTTGCAGCATTGATGGAATCACCTCCTTCATCCACTCTGACTTCAATATCTGTGTCTTCCCAATCAGGTGAATCTTCAAATGAAATTGGTTGTCTAAGTGAACCAGGTTTCCTCAAGTAGAAGAAATTACTTGATGGCACCCTACTCGCTGGACTACTTGCCGAAGAAGACGAAGACCTATAATGATCCGATTGGGACTGTATCTCTTCCATTTCTTTTCAGTTCTCTAATTCTGCGCAGCTATTCTGAAAAGACACGCTGATGCAAGTTGATATGTGGGGGAAAGAAAAACTGCAAGCGTTTTCTGACAAGTtcttaaaaatttctttcaatCCCCTCGACAGAGTTGCATTCAACTAATCTATAAATATCCACTTACAAATCACTGGAAAAATGATAAATGAAGAAGTTACTGCAACAATAGTATCAGAAACCACAGTCAAACAACTTTAAGCATCAAAACGGCTTTCATATAGACTCTTATGCATCAAATGGCACCAATAGCTGGTTGTGAAAACAAAAACCATTCCAAATTTATATCAATCAATTCATTACCCTCCATACCAAATTAGTTGCATCAACTATATGAATCTTCTATATTCATTTCGCTCTATTCGAACCAATTTCATTTTGAATGCTTCAATTTGTTTTTATAAGATAAAAAGGGTATTCTTTAAAAGTAGAAGTTCTCTTAATATCCCAATTATCATACACTAACGTATAAGTTTCTAAACCTA
The DNA window shown above is from Solanum lycopersicum chromosome 11, SLM_r2.1 and carries:
- the ABCG28 gene encoding ABC transporter G family member 3; translated protein: MEEIQSQSDHYRSSSSSASSPASRVPSSNFFYLRKPGSLRQPISFEDSPDWEDTDIEVRVDEGGDSINAATTPASPSLSKLNSGSLPSPPLPDGAVITRKIAGASIAWKDLTVTIKGKRKYSDKVVKSSNGYALPGTMTVIMGPAKSGKSTLLRSLAGRLPDSARMYGEVFVNGTKRSMPYGSYGFVDRETTLIGTLTVREFLYYSALLQLPGFLCQKRSVVEDAIDSMSLGDYANKLIGGHCYMKGLRSGERRRVSIARELVMRPHILFIDEPLYRLDSVSALLMMVTLKKLASTGCTLIFTIYQSSTEVFGLFDRICLLSNGNTLFFGETLACLQHFSNAGFPCPIMQSPSDHFLRAINTEFDRIIAMCKSWQDDHGDLSAVNMDTAVAIRTLEATYKSSADAVALETMIVKLTEKEGPSLKSKGMVGNLTRVAVLTWRSLLIMSREWKYYWLRLILYMLLALCIGTVFSGLGHTLSSVVTRVAAIFVFVSFTSLLSIAGVPAQMKEIKIYACEESNQHSGAFIFLLGQLFASIPFLFLISISSSLVFYFLVGLRDEFSMLMYFVLNFFACLLVNEGLVLAVTSIWQDIFWSVLIFVSIQVIMMLSAGFLRIRSSLPGPVWMYPISYIAFHTYSIQGLLENEYNETSFAVGQVRTISGNQALQNVYDISADSNSKWKNLLVLFLMAVAYRVLVFVLLKFYVRKSLFVPKLFLCNQNTKNSR
- the LOC101264700 gene encoding elongation factor 1-alpha; translation: MGKEKVHINIVVIGHVDSGKSTTTGHLIYKLGGIDKRVIERFEKEAAEMNKRSFKYAWVLDKLKAERERGITIDIALWKFETTKYYCTVIDAPGHRDFIKNMITGTSQADCAVLIIDSTTGGFEAGISKDGQTREHALLAFTLGVRQMICCCNKMDATTPKYSKARYDEIVKEVSSYLKKVGYNPDKIPFVPISGFEGDNMIERSTNLDWYKGPTLLEALDQLNEPKRPSDKPLRLPLQDVYKIGGIGTVPVGRVETGVIKPGMVVTFGPTGLTTEVKSVEMHHEALQEALPGDNVGFNVKNVAVKDLKRGFVASNSKDDPAKGAASFTAQVIIMNHPGQIGNGYAPVLDCHTSHIAVKFAEILTKIDRRSGKELEKEPKFLKNGDAGMVKMIPTKPMVVETFSEYPPLGRFAVRDMRQTVAVGVIKNVDKKDPSGAKVTKAAQKKK